In the genome of Cryptomeria japonica chromosome 8, Sugi_1.0, whole genome shotgun sequence, one region contains:
- the LOC131074241 gene encoding protein kinase STUNTED — protein sequence MGCVVSSERINAEKEKEVQESSTPQDDYAYNATGTIQRDLTSRVDVDCETAMKFLHRKKKQRWRMGLCFFSHRKRLLGQTENNNNAWLLGANPEDECNGCNGLNCDAENNNEDVCSVNSSFRFSFGSQRDWEASNPGATVLLLNLEKGMESSLADAHVVKEFEWARIQSLERQISPAVEGLMRLEYEEICAATADFSQDKVLGRGAHSCVYRGRLRHGKLVAVKYLDKNDKESGKAFCRELHIASSLKNRHVVPLLGFCIDPQGLFLVYKFISGGSLEYHLHEKKGKGCLSWPDRLQVAIGIAKAVDYLHHGTHKCVVHRDIKPSNVLLSRRKTAKLCDFGLATWTLGASVPFLCKTVKGTFGYLAPEYFQHGKVSEKTDIYAFGVVLLELLTGRKPIETKKQGSDENLVLWARPLLNGGLIEELVDPRLKSRLKAKHMKQVDRMIRAAAVCLHPTESWRPCMSQVVRILQGHDDTGLLQHACLAMINVNGDCITGNEKENIKALKGHLAVAMVGVDLDADDEKPDYKLNR from the exons ATGGGGTGTGTAGTCAGCAGTGAGAGAATCAATGCAGAAAAGGAAAAAGAAGTTCAAGAAAGTAGTACTCCTCAGGATGACTATGCTTATAATGCTACTGGGACTATTCAGAGAGACTTGACAAGCAGGGTTGATGTGGACTGTGAGACAGCCATGAAATTTCTCCACAGGAAGAAGAAGCAGCGATGGAGAATGGGATTGTGTTTTTTCAGTCACAGAAAAAGACTTCTCGGACAGACTGAGAACAATAACAATGCATGGCTTCTGGGGGCCAATCCAGAGGACGAGTGTAACGGATGCAATGGGCTTAATTGTGATGCAGAAAACAACAATGAGGATGTCTGCTCTGTTAATTCTTCATTTAGATTCAGCTTTGGGTCTCAGCGGGATTGGGAGGCATCTAATCCAGGGGCAACTGTTTTGCTGCTGAATTTAGAGAAGGGAATGGAGAGTAGTCTTGCGGATGCTCATGTGGTTAAGGAGTTTGAATGGGCTAGGATCCAGTCCTTAGAACGCCAAATTTCGCCTGCTGTTGAGGGCTTGATGAGATTGGAGTATGAGGAGATTTGTGCTGCCACTGCAGATTTTTCTCAAG ACAAGGTGTTAGGGAGGGGTGCACACAGCTGTGTGTACAGAGGCAGGCTGAGGCATGGCAAGTTAGTTGCAGTTAAGTATTTAGATAAGAATGACAAGGAATCTGGCAAGGCATTCTGCAGAGAGCTGCACATCGCAAGCAGCTTGAAAAATCGGCATGTGGTTCCTCTACTTGGCTTCTGCATCGATCCCCAAGGACTCTTCCTGGTTTACAAGTTTATCTCTGGGGGAAGTCTGGAATACCATCTTCACG AGAAGAAAGGTAAGGGCTGCCTTTCCTGGCCTGACAGACTTCAAGTAGCAATAGGAATCGCCAAGGCTGTGGATTATTTGCATCATGGAACCCATAAATGCGTGGTCCACAGGGACATCAAGCCTTCTAATGTACTTCTTTCTAGGAGGAAAACAGCCAAG TTGTGTGATTTTGGGCTGGCAACATGGACTCTGGGAGCTTCAGTACCATTCCTGTGCAAGACGGTGAAGGGAACTTTTGG GTATCTAGCTCCAGAATATTTCCAGCACGGGAAGGTCTCAGAGAAAACAGACATCTATGCATTTGGGGTGGTTCTGCTGGAGCTACTCACAGGGAGGAAGCCCATTGAGACAAAGAAACAAGGAAGCGACGAGAACTTAGTTCTTTGG GCAAGGCCATTACTTAATGGAGGATTGATAGAGGAGTTAGTGGATCCCCGCTTGAAATCCCGCCTTAAGGCGAAGCATATGAAGCAGGTAGACAGAATGATTAGGGCTGCAGCAGTTTGCCTACACCCAACAGAGTCATGGAGGCCATGCATGAGTCAGGTTGTGAGAATCCTCCAAGGCCATGATGATACTGGGCTTCTACAACATGCCTGTCTCGCAATGATTAATGTCAATGGAGACTGTATCACTGGCAACGAGAAAGAAAACATCAAGGCCCTCAAAGGGCATCTGGCAGTAGCCATGGTGGGGGTGGATTTAGATGCAGATGACGAAAAGCCTGACTACAAGCTTAACCGTTAA